The following proteins come from a genomic window of Alicyclobacillus dauci:
- a CDS encoding ABC transporter ATP-binding protein, with protein sequence MEPLLTIKDLRVHFQSERGPVNALNGIDVSIEPGKSIALVGESGSGKSTAVTALMRLLPKTAVITGEVHFKGRDLVGLPHKQVRKIRGREISMIFQNPKMYLNPTKTIGQQIIDPLLYHHMASFNEAKDKAINLLTQIGIPDAEYRFKSYPFEFSGGMLQRVMIGMALITNPDLLIADEPTTALDVTVQAEILALLKKMQRDRQMSMIFVTHDLAVAAQIADEIYVMYGGLIMEHVPSAQLIQNQAHPYLQGLLQSIPRIDGRRTELPYIAGTPINTLKALPDGCVFADRCLARFSKCSTRPSLEKIDVNHEVACWRSVKEA encoded by the coding sequence ATGGAGCCACTGTTGACTATCAAAGACCTTCGAGTTCACTTCCAGTCGGAACGCGGTCCGGTCAATGCTCTGAATGGAATAGATGTAAGTATCGAACCTGGCAAATCCATTGCACTCGTCGGCGAGTCCGGAAGCGGCAAGAGCACTGCCGTCACGGCGCTCATGCGCTTGCTGCCGAAGACCGCTGTCATCACTGGCGAAGTACACTTTAAGGGCCGCGATCTCGTTGGTCTTCCCCATAAGCAAGTGAGAAAGATCCGCGGGCGCGAAATATCCATGATTTTTCAAAACCCGAAAATGTATCTCAATCCAACGAAAACAATCGGTCAACAAATTATTGACCCACTACTGTACCACCACATGGCAAGTTTTAACGAAGCAAAGGACAAGGCTATAAACCTGCTTACGCAGATTGGTATTCCTGACGCCGAGTACCGATTCAAGAGCTATCCGTTCGAGTTCAGTGGCGGAATGTTGCAGCGTGTCATGATTGGGATGGCACTGATCACGAACCCAGACTTACTCATAGCGGACGAGCCGACAACGGCGCTCGACGTGACCGTTCAGGCAGAAATTCTGGCGCTGCTGAAAAAAATGCAACGCGACAGGCAGATGTCCATGATTTTTGTTACACATGACTTGGCCGTGGCTGCTCAGATTGCTGACGAGATTTATGTCATGTACGGCGGACTCATTATGGAACATGTTCCGTCTGCGCAGTTGATTCAGAATCAGGCACATCCATATTTACAGGGTTTGTTACAATCGATTCCACGTATTGACGGGCGGCGAACGGAGCTTCCGTACATTGCAGGCACACCCATCAATACATTGAAGGCTCTACCAGACGGGTGCGTATTTGCTGATAGGTGTCTTGCCCGTTTTTCCAAATGTTCGACAAGGCCGTCACTGGAGAAGATCGATGTAAATCACGAAGTGGCCTGTTGGCGCTCGGTGAAGGAGGCGTGA
- a CDS encoding ABC transporter permease codes for MALGVPLEGNVEFGRRQSTFARRWRQFSRNKIAVCGLVFIVILCLAAIFSPLIAPYSYQKSNFLITYQHPTKAHLFGTDSLGRDLFSRVLWGLQSACIVGFGAEIVELTLGVLLGAIAGYKGGYIDNILMRIVDVVYAFPSFLFSIILVVVLGHNLWAILIAVSATSWVGMARVVRSQVLTVRESGYIERARGMGAPPFRIIMKYILPNSMGPILVAITFGIPANMMTEAGLSVIGLGIEPPRPDLGELIIEGQKAMLSYPYLLFAPAACFALLLLSFTFVGDGLRDVFDTKSRR; via the coding sequence ATGGCTCTAGGAGTACCACTTGAAGGGAATGTCGAATTCGGCAGACGACAGTCTACATTTGCTCGAAGATGGCGACAGTTTTCAAGAAACAAAATCGCCGTGTGTGGACTCGTATTTATCGTTATTTTGTGTCTAGCTGCCATATTTTCACCACTCATCGCTCCTTACTCATATCAGAAGAGTAATTTCTTAATCACGTATCAGCACCCGACAAAGGCACACTTATTTGGCACCGATTCACTGGGACGGGATCTGTTTAGCCGTGTTTTGTGGGGACTACAGAGTGCGTGTATTGTCGGTTTTGGAGCCGAGATCGTCGAGCTGACGCTGGGTGTCCTCCTAGGTGCCATTGCGGGCTACAAAGGTGGCTATATCGACAACATCTTAATGCGGATTGTCGATGTTGTTTACGCATTCCCCAGCTTTTTGTTCAGTATTATTTTGGTCGTGGTTTTAGGTCACAATCTGTGGGCGATTTTGATTGCCGTGTCGGCTACCAGTTGGGTGGGGATGGCGCGAGTGGTTCGCAGTCAAGTTCTCACTGTTCGGGAGTCAGGTTACATTGAGCGAGCGAGAGGAATGGGCGCGCCACCTTTTCGAATCATTATGAAATATATCCTTCCGAACTCGATGGGACCGATTCTTGTCGCCATCACGTTCGGAATTCCAGCCAACATGATGACAGAGGCAGGCTTAAGCGTGATTGGGTTGGGCATCGAGCCGCCGCGACCAGACTTGGGAGAACTGATTATCGAAGGCCAGAAAGCAATGCTCTCCTATCCCTATCTGTTATTTGCTCCGGCTGCTTGTTTTGCACTTTTATTGCTCAGCTTTACATTTGTGGGCGACGGACTTCGAGATGTATTTGACACGAAAAGCCGCCGCTGA